The nucleotide sequence TACGTGCTCCGCCTCGGCCCGAGGGGCGACGGGCGGCTGTCCAGGGAGGCCGAGCTGGTCCCCCTCGTGCCCGGCGAGCTCGGCTACCCGCCGGTGGTGGCGGCCGGGTCGGACGCCAGCGTGGACTGGCTGATCACCCGCCGGGTGCCGGGCCTGCCGCTCAGCCGCTGCTGGCCGGGCATGGACGACGACCGCAGGGAGCGGGCCGTCCACCAGGTCGCGGCCAAGCTCGCCGCCCTCCACCGCACCCAGGCCGACCTCCGCCTCCCACCGCCGCTGCGGGCCCCTCAGCTCCTCGACCCCGCGGCCAGGGGCGGCCGCCGGGCCGTGCTCCCGCTCCTCGCCGCCCTCGACCGGGCCGTCAACCTGCCCTTCGTCGACCGGCGGGTGCTGGCCGACGCCGCCGACCTGGCGAGGACGACGGCCACCGCCCTCGACCCCTGGCCCGCCCCCGGGATGGTCCACGGCGACGTGCACTTCGAGAACGTGCTCTGGGACGGGAGGTCGGTCACCGCGGTGCTCGACCTCGAGTGGTGCCGGCCCGGCCCGCCCGACCTCGACCTCGACGTGCTGCTGCGGTTC is from Acidimicrobiales bacterium and encodes:
- a CDS encoding aminoglycoside phosphotransferase family protein, producing the protein MVLSGPPPTTALALIRARRALAAAGLDPTLPLERAASATNEVWYAGRYVLRLGPRGDGRLSREAELVPLVPGELGYPPVVAAGSDASVDWLITRRVPGLPLSRCWPGMDDDRRERAVHQVAAKLAALHRTQADLRLPPPLRAPQLLDPAARGGRRAVLPLLAALDRAVNLPFVDRRVLADAADLARTTATALDPWPAPGMVHGDVHFENVLWDGRSVTAVLDLEWCRPGPPDLDLDVLLRFCELPFLHVAPDYEHLTRAEDYQRVPWWLADAYPDLFTVPRQLDRMRLYALAFDTRDLLDDPPRRPVRELSGQHAWHRLVRTVSGTSHLDRLALAIR